The following are encoded together in the Planctobacterium marinum genome:
- a CDS encoding helix-turn-helix domain-containing protein → MSLLTKYISTPKQIFGLFLVAAIFNVCLIFLANTGAMTIQGSVLIQASHCFYATLLLLFVAAIPKSNLLLKERLFWFCISVAMVIWLVTKLCLMLLLIVDLSDWVYLLADYGYFAFFLVAALAQCFYVNQSNGAKPAPINATLSQLITITFMSGLFVYLVVVPSRESPTEFNQHYSSFLFFILMDAYLLIVFAIRALADEQAEWRQRFCWMAISFALFLTLDLTELLIKANLVNMSIEGVFAMLWYLPYLPLALAFSTQQQVFSHFAEVKTLPKWLPGTSIMALWLLPLLHVAGHTTDFFSSELKALREVVLICWVMIFVLFLYLRDWLSDKTPEKNSVSQKQKTETSPHTHSLVEHLPLPSFTLDKLGKIVNCNNAAAEKLLYAPSDLKGTFFSGLLAQDEPLETLLRFSESSFSQSRLITQGIREAFFVDKEGKQLTCYVAFGELDNGEFIACLTDVSRLHEAELQALSIKDKFLANITHEFRTPLTIIQGAIEEALEKVTDKNLVERFAAAQTNTIRILKMVEQLLNLSKITSAPKLDKSLQPASQIIDDTCQQFSQLCQNKNIRFAWQVEPGLWIQVYDDSLQQILYNLLSNAYKYSKQDSAINLSSQLNGSLLRLDISDSGCGMTKAEQERLFERFQRADSAKRSETFGVGIGLSLVSELVNAHEWRIGVVSELNQGTTFTLEIPCNKDEQKALKQVANTSKVSFNSELSVNRSGLPQDSQAESVELSGEENKLFIIEDNPDMQDYLKHLMSAHYVTEILGNGTLGVSKTIEEIPDVIICDLMLPDISGFEVVKQIKAHPMTQHIPILMLTAKTDTQSKLTGLEAHADDYLTKPFHHKELLLRINNLLQNRARMQQLLRHQMQDETLNQTKAQYLPSEMQTTEVMPHKAFLDKLQLAAEQHYSEESFAPSSLASQLAMSERQLQRKLKAALDMTPGEYLREYRILKSRDLLSHGMPVGTVAEEVGFSNQNYFTRCFKQQYGITPSEYQKSSSSNDQKEDI, encoded by the coding sequence ATGTCTCTTTTGACCAAATATATCAGCACACCGAAACAGATTTTTGGCCTGTTCCTCGTTGCTGCGATCTTTAATGTCTGTTTGATATTCCTCGCGAATACCGGCGCAATGACAATTCAGGGCTCGGTTTTAATTCAAGCCAGTCATTGTTTCTACGCGACTCTATTACTGCTGTTTGTAGCGGCGATCCCCAAGTCTAATCTACTGCTTAAAGAGCGACTTTTCTGGTTCTGTATCAGTGTTGCAATGGTTATTTGGCTGGTGACCAAACTGTGTTTAATGCTACTGCTCATCGTGGATTTATCCGACTGGGTGTATTTATTGGCAGATTATGGCTATTTTGCATTTTTTCTGGTAGCGGCATTAGCACAGTGCTTTTACGTTAATCAAAGCAATGGAGCCAAGCCTGCCCCGATAAACGCCACATTGTCGCAACTGATCACCATCACGTTTATGTCGGGCTTATTTGTCTATTTGGTGGTTGTGCCCTCAAGAGAATCTCCCACCGAATTTAATCAACATTATTCATCATTTTTATTTTTTATTCTCATGGATGCCTATTTGTTGATTGTTTTTGCCATTCGGGCGCTCGCCGACGAACAAGCCGAATGGCGGCAGCGTTTCTGCTGGATGGCAATCAGCTTTGCCTTATTTTTGACCCTCGACCTGACAGAATTATTGATAAAAGCGAATCTGGTTAATATGAGTATCGAGGGGGTATTTGCCATGCTTTGGTATTTACCTTACCTTCCTTTGGCATTAGCCTTCTCAACACAGCAACAGGTCTTCTCCCACTTTGCAGAAGTGAAGACCCTGCCAAAATGGCTACCCGGCACCAGTATTATGGCGTTGTGGTTATTGCCACTACTTCACGTTGCGGGACATACAACAGATTTCTTTTCCAGTGAACTAAAAGCGCTTAGAGAAGTGGTTTTGATTTGCTGGGTGATGATTTTTGTATTGTTTCTTTATTTAAGAGATTGGCTTTCAGATAAAACTCCTGAAAAGAATTCTGTTTCCCAAAAACAAAAAACAGAAACCTCGCCACATACCCACAGTCTTGTGGAGCATTTACCTTTGCCGAGCTTTACGCTGGATAAGTTGGGTAAGATAGTTAACTGCAATAATGCAGCGGCTGAAAAATTACTCTATGCACCATCGGATCTCAAAGGCACATTTTTCAGCGGCTTACTGGCGCAAGATGAACCTCTGGAAACCTTGTTGCGTTTCTCAGAATCGAGCTTTTCCCAATCTCGCCTTATCACTCAAGGTATTAGAGAGGCGTTTTTCGTCGATAAAGAAGGTAAACAACTGACCTGTTATGTTGCATTTGGGGAATTGGACAACGGTGAATTTATCGCCTGTTTAACCGATGTCAGTCGCTTGCACGAGGCAGAACTGCAAGCGCTCAGTATCAAAGACAAGTTTCTGGCAAACATCACTCACGAATTCAGAACTCCCTTAACCATTATTCAAGGCGCTATAGAAGAAGCACTGGAGAAAGTTACTGACAAAAATCTGGTTGAACGCTTCGCTGCAGCACAAACCAATACCATCCGCATTTTAAAAATGGTTGAGCAGTTGTTAAACCTATCGAAGATCACTAGCGCCCCAAAACTAGATAAAAGTTTGCAACCCGCCTCACAAATTATTGATGATACCTGTCAGCAATTTTCGCAATTGTGTCAAAACAAGAATATAAGATTTGCCTGGCAGGTTGAGCCAGGACTCTGGATTCAGGTGTATGACGACTCCCTGCAACAGATATTGTATAACTTGCTGAGCAACGCTTATAAATACTCTAAACAAGATAGTGCAATCAACCTGAGTAGCCAGCTTAATGGCTCTCTGTTGCGGCTTGATATCTCTGATAGTGGTTGTGGCATGACAAAAGCCGAGCAGGAGCGTTTGTTTGAGCGTTTCCAGCGAGCAGATAGTGCTAAACGTTCAGAAACTTTTGGTGTCGGAATTGGACTGTCGTTGGTAAGTGAACTCGTTAACGCCCATGAATGGCGTATTGGTGTCGTGTCAGAGCTCAACCAAGGCACTACATTTACCTTAGAGATCCCATGCAACAAGGATGAACAAAAAGCCCTTAAACAGGTTGCCAACACCAGTAAGGTTAGCTTTAACAGCGAATTATCTGTGAACAGATCTGGCTTGCCACAAGACAGTCAAGCTGAATCAGTCGAACTCTCAGGTGAGGAAAACAAGCTATTTATCATCGAAGACAACCCTGACATGCAAGATTATCTCAAGCATTTGATGTCTGCCCATTATGTTACCGAAATACTGGGCAACGGCACCTTAGGGGTCAGTAAAACCATTGAAGAAATTCCAGACGTAATTATATGTGATTTGATGCTGCCTGATATCTCGGGTTTCGAGGTGGTCAAACAAATTAAAGCCCACCCTATGACTCAACATATCCCTATTTTGATGCTCACAGCAAAGACGGATACACAGAGTAAATTAACAGGGTTAGAAGCGCATGCTGACGACTATCTGACAAAGCCCTTCCACCACAAGGAGTTGCTGCTGAGAATTAATAACTTGCTGCAAAACCGCGCCAGAATGCAGCAATTATTGCGTCATCAGATGCAAGATGAAACTCTCAACCAGACAAAAGCGCAATACTTGCCATCGGAAATGCAAACGACAGAGGTTATGCCGCACAAGGCCTTCCTCGACAAATTACAGTTAGCTGCAGAGCAACACTACAGTGAGGAGTCCTTTGCGCCTTCCAGTCTTGCTTCACAACTAGCGATGTCGGAGCGACAATTGCAACGCAAACTCAAGGCTGCCTTAGATATGACACCAGGTGAGTATTTAAGAGAATACCGCATCCTTAAATCCAGAGATCTGTTGTCGCACGGAATGCCTGTGGGTACGGTGGCGGAAGAGGTGGGTTTTAGTAATCAGAACTACTTTACCCGCTGCTTCAAACAACAGTACGGTATCACCCCATCTGAATATCAAAAGAGCAGTAGTTCAAACGATCAAAAAGAAGATATTTAA